Proteins encoded in a region of the Acipenser ruthenus chromosome 11, fAciRut3.2 maternal haplotype, whole genome shotgun sequence genome:
- the LOC117426264 gene encoding zinc finger CCCH domain-containing protein 15-like, with protein MPPKKPAPVASKKTDQKKKEKIIEDKTFGLKNKKGAKQQKFIKNVAQQTRQTGAGEGDKNKKTDKKKELSELNELFKPVVAAQKVSKGVDPKSVVCAFFKQGQCTKGDKCKFSHDLSLERKCEKRSVYFDGRDEDLEKDTMDNWDEKKLEEVVNKKHGEADKKKAKTQIVCRYFLDAIENNKYGWFWVCPGGGDVCMYRHALPSGFVLKKDKKKEEKEEEIISMEELIEKERSALGPTVTRVTLETFLSWKKRKREDKISKAEVEMEKRRADFTAGRSFGVSGREVFQFRPELVDDDDEEADDSKYVQNKDDNDEDEIEDSVQVNEIDLARFVPKEVEYAGITVAGTDRFTATDANKISGASGGAEANGEHSEGETQENEEIEAVPVDENLFTGEDLDELEEELNTLDLEE; from the exons ATGCCTCCAAAGAAACCAGCGCCAGTAGCTAGTAAGAAAACGGATCAAAAGAAGAAGGAGAAAATTATTGAG gataaGACTTTTGGTTTGAAGAACAAAAAGGGAGCCAAACAACAGAAATTTATCAAAAATGTGGCACAGCAAACCCGCCAG actggtGCAGGTGAAGGAGATAAGAACAAGAAGACAGATAAGAAAAAGGAACTGTCAGAGTTAAATGAACTCTTCAAACCAGTGGTTGCTGCACAGAAAGTCAGTAAAG GTGTCGACCCCAAGTCAGTGGTGTGTGCTTTCTTCAAACAAGGACAATGCACTAAGGGAGACAAGTGCAAGTTTTCACATGACCTGTCATTGGAAAGGAAATGTGAAAAGCGAAGTGTTTATTTTGATGGCAGAGATGAAGATCTTGAGAAAG ATACAATGGACAATTGGGATGAAAAGAAGCTGGAAGAGGTTGTAAACAAGAAACACGGAGAGGCAgacaaaaagaaagcaaaaactcAAATT GTATGCCGATACTTTCTTGACGCTATTGAAAATAACAAATATGGCTGGTTTTGGGTGTGTCCCGGTGGAGGTGATGTTTGCATGTACCGCCATGCCCTTCCATCTGGATTTGTGCTGAAGAAAGACAAAAAGAAGGAAGagaaagaagaagaaataatatCAATGGAAGAACTCATAGAGAAAGAG AGATCTGCCTTGGGACCAACTGTTACCAGGGTTACCCTCGAAACATTCTTGTCCTGGAAGAAAAGAAAGAGGGAAGACAAGATAAGTAAAGCTGAGGTTGAAATGGAGAAAAGAAGAGCTGACTTCACAGCAGGAAGATCATTTGGG GTCAGTGGTCGTGAAGTGTTTCAGTTCCGACCCGAGTTAGTGGATGATGATGACGAAGAAGCTGATGACTCTAAATATGTCCAGAACAAGGATGATAATGATGAAGATGAG ATTGAAGATTCTGTGCAAGTCAATGAGATTGATCTAGCACGATTTGTTCCGAAGGAAGTAGAGTATGCTGGCATCACAGTAGCTGGCACTGACAGATTTACTGCGACAGATG CCAATAAGATAAGTGGGGCATCAGGAGGTGCTGAAGCAAATGGTGAGCACAGTGAAGGGGAGACTCAGGAAAATGAGGAGATTGAAGCAGTTCCTGTTGATGAGAATCTTTTCACGGGGGAGGATCTAGATGAACTTGAAGAAGAACTAAACACACTGGATCTGGAAGAATAA